In Luteolibacter sp. Y139, the DNA window TTCTTCTCAAAGATGCTCACCCGATACCCGGACTGTGCGAGCGAGATCGCGGCGGAAATGCCGCCGAGACCCGCACCGATGACGATCACATGCTTGCTGGCAGGGGGTATTCCGGACACGGAAGCGACCATCGCGCGGTTCGGGCTTTTCGCTAGAGAATCCGTGGATCCAAGGTGAAGATAACGGACTGATGTCCGGCTTCCTCCTTCCCGATCGCCAGCGAGCCTGGCTTGCCTCGCAAGGTTCGCGCGATGTCGGGGCGCGCAAGGACTCGCTGAAGAAGCTGCTGGCAGGGTTGGATCGTTATGAAACCTCTCTAATCGACGCCCTTAATTCGGACCTCGGGAAGTCCCCGATCCAAGCCTACACCTCCGAAATCCACCTTGTGAGGCAGGAGATCGGCCACGCCCTCAAGCATTTGAGAGGTTGGATGAAGCCTCAGCGTCGCAAGGTGCCGGCGCTTGCTTGGCCCGGCCGCGCGGAGGTTAACCGGGATCCCTGCGGTTCGGTCCTGATCATCGGACCATGGAATTATCCGGTGCAACTGCTCCTCACTCCTTTGGTAGGCGTGCTGGCAGCGGGGAGTTGCGCAGTGCTCAAGCCTTCCGAACATGCGCCGGCCACGAGTGCGGCAGTCGCGAAGCTTGTGGCAGACAGCTTCGACCCAGGAGAGGTATGCGTGGTGGAAGGTGACGGTGAACGGGCGGCGGAGTTGGCCGCCGCGCCGTTCGATCACATCTTCTTCACCGGTGGGATCGGCACGGGCCGGAAGATCGCTGCCGTCGCTGGAGGGAATCTGGTTCCCGTCACGTTGGAACTCGGCGGCAAGTGTCCTGTGCTTCTTTTCCCCGCCGCAACCGAGCGGGAGCGGACATTGAAGTCCTTGAATGTAATCGCCCGCCGCATTGCTTGGGGAAAGTATCTGAATGCCGGACAAACCTGCGTTGCTCCCGATCATGTCCTCGTGGACCGTGGGTTGGCGGAACCTCTGGTGGATGCCCTGGGCCGCGCCTTCGACAGCTTCGGGCGGGAAGATCTGGGTCGGATCGTGAACCGCAGCCACTTTGACCGCTTGATCGCATACCTGGGCGAAGGCCGGATACGCCATGGTGGCAAATACGACTTCGCCGATCTCATGATCGAGCCGACCGTTGTCACCGATTTGCCTACTGACGCATCCGTTCTTCAGGAGGAAATCTTTGGGCCAATTCTCCCTGTCGTCCCCTACGAAGATCTTGAGCAAGCCTTGGCGGCGCTGGAGCCTCTACCGGCCCCGCTGGCACTCTATGCCTTTACCCGCGACCCGGGCACACGACGTCGCATCACCGCCAGAACGAAATCGGGGAGCCTCTGCTTCAATGATACAGTGGTGCAGATCACGGGACCTACATTGCCTTTTGGAGGCCTCGGCCCGAGCGGCATGGGCCGCTATCGCGGGCGGGCAAGCTTTGATGCCTTCACACGGGAGCGATCGGTAATGACTCGGTCGGTTTGGCCGGACCTTCCATTCCGCTATCCTCCGTCTCCGATCCCGCTTGGAAAACTGAGGAAATTTCTCAGACGATTTGGAGAAAGATGAGCAGAGGAAGAGCGCTTGGAATATTATGGAAGGCTTGCTTAATCCCTGTCAGCAACGAACAAGGTGTGCGTAAACCTCTTGGCATTCGGATACGCCTTTGCTTCGACGCACTCCACCTGTTTAAAGACGCGACGAAGCACCTTGGCAAAGGATCTATCGCGGTGAGCCGACCAGTAGACGACGCGGCCTTTCGGCTGCAATGCAGCCATCACCCGCTGCACCCCGCCGTGGTTGTAGAGGCGCGCGTTGCCCGTCTGGACTAGCGCATCGGGACTGTTGTCCACGTCCAACAAGATCGCGTCGTACCGCTGCTTACCATCTAAAAGCTCATAAACATCACGTAGGTGGATTCTCACTCGCGGGTCATCGAGTAGGAGCCCATTTACGGCCTGGAGGTGCGCCCGGTTCCAGGTAATGACTTCGCTAAGTAGCTCCGCGATATCGATGATTGCGTCCGCTGCGCAGCATTCCAGAACTCGCCGTAGCGTGAAACCAAACCCCAGTCCGCCGATGAGAATGCGCTGTTTCGACGCTGGCACGCCATTGCAAGCAAGCTCTGCCATCGTTTGCTCTGAGGCGCTGGCGGTTGTTGACATCAATTGGACGCCATCAATTCTCAAAAAGTAATGCCCATCGTGCTCATGCAGGACCAGTTGCGCCCCATCCGGCGTGTGGCACGAGCAAAGCGAGCGGGTAGTTTTCATTACGGAGGATTATATAGTTCACCGTGCTTCGTTCCGCCAATACTTGGGGCGGGCTGCAGGGATGTCCGC includes these proteins:
- a CDS encoding aldehyde dehydrogenase family protein, producing MSGFLLPDRQRAWLASQGSRDVGARKDSLKKLLAGLDRYETSLIDALNSDLGKSPIQAYTSEIHLVRQEIGHALKHLRGWMKPQRRKVPALAWPGRAEVNRDPCGSVLIIGPWNYPVQLLLTPLVGVLAAGSCAVLKPSEHAPATSAAVAKLVADSFDPGEVCVVEGDGERAAELAAAPFDHIFFTGGIGTGRKIAAVAGGNLVPVTLELGGKCPVLLFPAATERERTLKSLNVIARRIAWGKYLNAGQTCVAPDHVLVDRGLAEPLVDALGRAFDSFGREDLGRIVNRSHFDRLIAYLGEGRIRHGGKYDFADLMIEPTVVTDLPTDASVLQEEIFGPILPVVPYEDLEQALAALEPLPAPLALYAFTRDPGTRRRITARTKSGSLCFNDTVVQITGPTLPFGGLGPSGMGRYRGRASFDAFTRERSVMTRSVWPDLPFRYPPSPIPLGKLRKFLRRFGER